The DNA sequence GTTGGTACCGCGCGACCACGTCCGAGAGCTGCGCCACGGTGCGCTCGATCGCCGCCCGCGCCGCGTTGCGCTCCGCGATCACCGCCGACAGCAAGAGCGCCGTCAACACCGCCGTGCTGTTGAACGCCTGCAACGTCACCATCCGCACCACCAGGTCCAAATCCGCGAACGGGCCCGTGGCGCGCGCCGCACCCCGTGCGGCGAGGGTCGTCGCGATCAACGCGCACGGTGCCGTGCCCAGGTGCTGGAAGCGCAGCGCCGCCCAGATCAGGAAAGGGAACACCAAGTACATCAGCCGGAGGTCGTGCGTGCTCGCCACCGCCATGACCACCGCCGTGCTCACCACCAGCGCGACCGCCTCCACCCACCGGCGCACGGGGTGGTCGCGCAGGCGCAGGGGGCGCAGTGCCAGCACGATCGGCACGAACACCAACACGCCCAGCGCGTCACCGGTCCACCACACCGTCCACGTGGACCAGAACAGCGAACCGTCGATCACGCCCGTCGCCAGCAACGTGCCCGAGCCGATCGTGGCGCTGACCGCCATGCCCACGAACCCGCCCAACAACACCAGGGCGAGCGCGTCCCGCGTGCGATCCATCTCCGGCCGGAAGCCGGCTCTCTTCAGCAACAGGTAGGCGACCACCGGTGCGAGCGTGTTGCCGGCCGTGATGAGGAACGTGGCGCCGAGATCGGCCAGCGTCGAGTTGGTCGCGAACGCGCCCAGCGCGACGCCCGGCCACATCCTCTGCCCGCCCAGCAGCAGCGCGAGCACCGCGACACCGGTCGGCGGCCACAACGGCGTCACCTGGTCGTTGACCAGGGCCTGGAGGAGACCGACCCGGGCACCCGCGTAGTAGCAAGCCGCGACCACGACGACGTGGACCGCGTACCGGCCGAGCCGAGGGGAGAGCTGCACCGGCACAGCATCCACTGTCCCGGAGGAGCGCACCACGCCTAGCTGCGGAGACGCCGTAAGTGACCCCCCGATTTGTCTCCACGTGGGCCGGGGTGTAACTTTCTCTCTGCCAGCGCGGAACGGGCCGGAGAGAGACCGGAACGGAGCGCGGCGAACACAAGCCCCCGGGACAGAATCAGCAGCACAGCGTGCTGCCTCGGCTCCGGACGGTAAGACAAAGTGAATGCGAAGCGAGTTCATCGCGGAGCCGAGAAGCCGAAACCGGCCGATTTGACACCGCGAAAACGAACGAGCTAAGCTTCAACCAGAACGAAACACAAAGCCCCGGAATGAACCGCGGTAAGACGCGGGACAAGATGGTGAGCGCGTGTTCTTTGAGAACTCAACAGCGTGCCGAATAGCCAGTAAATTTATGAACCTCGTCAAGAGGTTTCCTTTGAGATTGTTACTGGACAACTGACATTACTTGTCAGTGTTGTTCGGAGCGATCGAACTCATTCCTTATTGGAGAGTTTGATCCTGGCTCAGGACGAACGCTGGCGGCGTGCTTAACACATGCAAGTCGAGCGGTAAGGCCCTTCGGGGTACACGAGCGGCGAACGGGTGAGTAACACGTGGGTAACCTGCCCTGTACTCTGGGATAAGCCTGGGAAACTAGGTCTAATACCGGATATGACCTGCCTCCGCATGGTGGTGGGTGGAAAGTTCCGGCGGTACAGGATGGACCCGCGGCCTATCAGCTTGTTGGTGGGGTAATGGCCTACCAAGGCGACGACGGGTAGCCGGCCTGAGAGGGTGACCGGCCACACTGGGACTGAGACACGGCCCAGACTCCTACGGGAGGCAGCAGTGGGGAATATTGCACAATGGGCGAAAGCCTGATGCAGCGACGCCGCGTGAGGGATGACGGCCTTCGGGTTGTAAACCTCTTTCAGCAGGGACGAAGCGCAAGTGACGGTACCTGCAGAAGAAGCACCGGCTAACTACGTGCCAGCAGCCGCGGTAATACGTAGGGTGCGAGCGTTGTCCGGAATTATTGGGCGTAAAGAGCTCGTAGGCGGTTTGTTGCGTCGGCTGTGAAAACTTCACGCTTAACGTGGAGCCTGCAGTCGATACGGGCAGACTTGAGTTCGGCAGGGGAGACTGGAATTCCTGGTGTAGCGGTGAAATGCGCAGATATCAGGAGGAACACCGGTGGCGAAGGCGGGTCTCTGGGCCGATACTGACGCTGAGGAGCGAAAGCGTGGGGAGCGAACAGGATTAGATACCCTGGTAGTCCACGCCGTAAACGGTGGGTGCTAGGTGTGGGGGACTTCCACGTCCTCCGTGCCGCAGCTAACGCATTAAGCACCCCGCCTGGGGAGTACGGCCGCAAGGCTAAAACTCAAAGGAATTGACGGGGGCCCGCACAAGCGGCGGAGCATGTGGATTAATTCGATGCAACGCGAAGAACCTTACCTGGGCTTGACATGCACCGGAAACCTGCAGAGATGTAGGCCTCTTCGGACTGGTGTACAGGTGGTGCATGGCTGTCGTCAGCTCGTGTCGTGAGATGTTGGGTTAAGTCCCGCAACGAGCGCAACCCTCGTTCCATGTTGCCAGCGCGTAATGGCGGGGACTCATGGGAGACTGCCGGGGTCAACTCGGAGGAAGGTGGGGATGACGTCAAGTCATCATGCCCCTTATGTCCAGGGCTTCACACATGCTACAATGGCCGGTACAGAGGGCTGCTAAGCCGTGAGGTGGAGCGAATCCCACAAAGCCGGTCTCAGTTCGGATCGGGGTCTGCAACTCGACCCCGTGAAGTCGGAGTCGCTAGTAATCGCAGATCAGCAACGCTGCGGTGAATACGTTCCCGGGCCTTGTACACACCGCCCGTCACGTCACGAAAGTCGGTAACACCCGAAGCCCGTGGCCCAACCAGCTTGCTGGGGGGAGCGGTCGAAGGTGGGACTGGCGATTGGGACGAAGTCGTAACAAGGTAGCCGTACCG is a window from the Saccharothrix saharensis genome containing:
- a CDS encoding MASE1 domain-containing protein; the encoded protein is MQLSPRLGRYAVHVVVVAACYYAGARVGLLQALVNDQVTPLWPPTGVAVLALLLGGQRMWPGVALGAFATNSTLADLGATFLITAGNTLAPVVAYLLLKRAGFRPEMDRTRDALALVLLGGFVGMAVSATIGSGTLLATGVIDGSLFWSTWTVWWTGDALGVLVFVPIVLALRPLRLRDHPVRRWVEAVALVVSTAVVMAVASTHDLRLMYLVFPFLIWAALRFQHLGTAPCALIATTLAARGAARATGPFADLDLVVRMVTLQAFNSTAVLTALLLSAVIAERNAARAAIERTVAQLSDVVARYQPLALGDLLPKPPEKR